A window of Pirellula sp. SH-Sr6A contains these coding sequences:
- a CDS encoding DUF3748 domain-containing protein, whose product MSSIPTFQASIRLLTDRPAGHTLNRRQVLSPDRQWAIFDGRNGDPQIASTQTISRIHLPTGSIETLYETPTQSAFGPGVGAAACHPHENRVVFIHGVNNCNSERPYGAARRFGAIWDQASSRIGALEQRVLQRHPRLGELSGGTHAHSWSPDGNRVSFTYNDALTPDMPRTVGFSSLRLAPPAWGASAVSDQAENFIGQSASFLVCRPPTRYGILQALEECWVGNDRIAFLGTVWRSPQSDERIQEIFLAHLPSDTELRELIAEGSRSESAEQDFHSRWESMVRITRLTQLTDRKYPGIQGPRHWLVADPQRGCIFSLWRDDRGLPQVIEVDLVSGACTPLTDLEYGVAESFSYDPITERIAVVSHGSIHILSLLDKSMHRIEEVEFTDAMGRQIKEPCWHGGYVGAPHPIDANSWLINRYVQRPEGSFLQILLCTRIG is encoded by the coding sequence ATGTCGTCCATCCCAACTTTCCAGGCTTCCATTCGACTTCTGACCGATCGACCGGCGGGGCATACGCTGAATCGGAGGCAAGTCCTTTCGCCGGACAGGCAATGGGCAATCTTCGATGGAAGGAATGGTGACCCACAGATCGCTTCGACTCAAACGATTTCACGGATCCACCTTCCAACAGGATCGATCGAAACGCTTTACGAGACCCCGACCCAATCCGCATTCGGGCCGGGTGTCGGTGCGGCTGCTTGCCATCCCCATGAGAATCGAGTGGTCTTCATTCATGGAGTGAACAACTGCAATAGCGAAAGACCTTACGGTGCCGCACGTCGGTTCGGAGCGATTTGGGATCAAGCCTCCTCGCGCATCGGTGCCTTGGAGCAACGTGTGCTGCAGCGGCACCCCCGTTTGGGTGAACTATCGGGAGGAACCCATGCCCACAGCTGGAGCCCTGATGGCAACCGAGTCAGTTTCACCTACAACGACGCGCTCACTCCCGATATGCCTCGAACCGTCGGCTTCAGTTCGCTGCGACTCGCTCCTCCCGCGTGGGGGGCTTCGGCGGTCTCGGACCAAGCGGAGAACTTTATCGGGCAATCGGCCAGCTTTCTCGTATGCAGGCCCCCGACTCGGTACGGGATATTGCAAGCCCTCGAAGAATGCTGGGTGGGGAATGATCGAATCGCCTTCTTGGGAACGGTATGGCGCAGTCCGCAGTCGGACGAACGGATCCAAGAAATCTTCCTGGCTCATCTCCCCTCGGACACAGAGCTTCGCGAGCTGATCGCGGAAGGGAGTCGCTCGGAATCGGCAGAGCAAGACTTTCATTCGCGATGGGAGTCGATGGTACGGATCACTCGACTGACACAACTGACCGACCGCAAATATCCAGGAATTCAGGGCCCTCGGCACTGGTTAGTCGCCGATCCTCAGCGGGGGTGTATCTTCAGCCTGTGGCGCGACGATCGCGGGTTGCCCCAGGTGATCGAAGTCGATTTGGTTTCGGGGGCATGCACTCCTCTGACCGATTTGGAATACGGTGTGGCGGAGTCCTTTAGCTACGATCCCATCACCGAGCGGATTGCTGTGGTTTCGCATGGGAGCATCCACATTCTAAGTCTCTTGGACAAATCGATGCACCGAATCGAAGAGGTGGAGTTTACGGATGCGATGGGGCGGCAGATCAAAGAACCTTGTTGGCACGGGGGTTATGTGGGTGCTCCTCACCCGATCGATGCGAATAGCTGGTTGATCAATCGGTATGTTCAGCGTCCGGAGGGATCGTTCCTACAAATCTTGCTTTGCACTCGAATCGGTTAG
- a CDS encoding DUF58 domain-containing protein — MKNPLLRWLTPTDMTRVGSLQLLARQVVEGVRGGIHRSRHTGASVDFKEHRPYVTGDEIRTIDWKLFGKTDRLYIRQYEDETNLRCTLLIDQSGSMRYAGQQSAGLSKHEYAVRLAACMAYLLVSQQDAVGVATFDAKIRLFLPPKNQPGHLHHIMELLAQSTPEGEADWGQTTEEFLRRSKRRGLVIVLSDTFSDADSVVKSLALLRSNQQEVVLFQIVDEDELEFPFQQRTMFRSLELATDEQIVEPATIRARYLENLASHQETIRKGCEQNGVDLISLTTVQSYSEAIQRYLARRRGAR, encoded by the coding sequence GTGAAGAATCCCCTTCTGCGATGGCTCACTCCCACCGACATGACACGTGTCGGGTCGCTGCAACTCTTGGCGCGTCAAGTCGTCGAAGGAGTACGGGGTGGGATTCACCGTTCACGGCATACGGGAGCTAGTGTTGATTTCAAAGAGCACCGCCCCTATGTGACGGGGGACGAAATCCGCACGATCGATTGGAAGCTCTTCGGAAAGACGGACCGCCTGTACATCCGACAGTACGAAGATGAAACCAATCTACGTTGCACACTTTTGATCGACCAAAGCGGTTCGATGCGTTACGCGGGACAACAGTCTGCCGGTTTGAGCAAACACGAGTATGCGGTCCGGCTCGCTGCATGCATGGCTTATTTACTGGTGTCCCAGCAGGACGCGGTGGGGGTAGCAACGTTTGATGCTAAGATCCGGCTCTTTCTCCCGCCGAAGAATCAGCCCGGCCATCTCCACCACATCATGGAACTCCTCGCGCAATCCACTCCTGAGGGTGAAGCGGATTGGGGGCAGACCACCGAAGAGTTTTTACGTCGCAGCAAACGTCGAGGTTTGGTAATTGTCCTCTCCGACACCTTTAGCGACGCAGACTCGGTGGTGAAATCTCTGGCGCTGCTCCGGAGCAATCAACAGGAGGTCGTCCTATTTCAAATTGTCGACGAGGACGAACTGGAGTTTCCTTTTCAACAGAGAACGATGTTTCGGTCTCTGGAGCTGGCGACCGACGAACAAATCGTGGAACCCGCCACCATCCGAGCTCGGTATCTCGAAAATCTCGCTTCCCACCAAGAGACGATTCGAAAGGGATGCGAACAGAATGGTGTGGACTTGATTTCGTTGACCACCGTCCAGTCCTATAGCGAAGCCATCCAGCGGTACCTAGCGCGGCGAAGAGGGGCTCGATGA
- a CDS encoding AAA family ATPase, whose product MNSPAADAMESPDVAQAERLQSAMAKVRKQVANAIVGQDKTVEQLLIAILAGGHCLLEGVPGLAKTLMVRSLAQAMELQFQRIQFTPDLMPADITGTDIIQQANDGQRHLVFEKGPVFTQILLADEINRTPPKTQAALLEAMQEHSVTVGGKHYQLQEPFFVLATQNPIEQEGTYPLPEAQRDRFLFQTIVDYPTRDQEAAIIDLTTGSKSSSITPVVNGEDIIAFQKLVRLVPLPESVKQLVLNIVRSLRPNDSDAPKWVPGLVQWGPGPRASQQLVMASKARALLSGRYHVTTEDLVALAPPVLRHRIVPTFSAQAEGITSDAIIAKLLEQLVRR is encoded by the coding sequence ATGAACTCGCCTGCAGCCGATGCGATGGAGTCCCCCGATGTTGCGCAGGCCGAACGGTTGCAAAGTGCGATGGCAAAGGTGCGGAAACAAGTCGCCAATGCCATCGTGGGTCAAGACAAAACCGTCGAACAATTGCTGATCGCCATCTTGGCCGGCGGCCATTGCTTGCTCGAAGGAGTGCCTGGATTGGCCAAGACGCTTATGGTCCGGTCGCTCGCTCAAGCCATGGAGCTACAGTTCCAGAGGATTCAGTTCACACCCGATCTCATGCCGGCCGACATCACAGGTACCGACATCATCCAGCAAGCCAACGACGGCCAGCGGCATCTCGTCTTCGAGAAAGGGCCCGTCTTCACGCAGATCCTGCTCGCGGATGAAATCAACCGCACCCCTCCGAAAACGCAAGCCGCATTGCTCGAAGCAATGCAAGAGCACTCGGTTACCGTCGGAGGAAAGCATTACCAACTGCAAGAGCCTTTTTTCGTCCTCGCAACGCAAAATCCGATTGAACAGGAGGGGACCTACCCCCTCCCTGAAGCACAGCGTGATCGATTTCTCTTTCAAACGATCGTCGATTATCCAACACGCGATCAAGAAGCCGCTATCATCGACTTGACCACCGGTTCGAAAAGCTCCTCCATCACTCCTGTCGTCAACGGCGAAGATATCATCGCCTTCCAAAAACTCGTGCGCCTCGTACCATTGCCCGAATCGGTGAAGCAGCTTGTTCTGAACATCGTCCGATCGCTACGTCCCAATGATTCCGACGCTCCGAAATGGGTTCCTGGGTTGGTGCAGTGGGGCCCGGGACCGCGTGCGAGTCAACAGTTGGTGATGGCGAGCAAGGCGCGCGCTCTTCTGTCCGGCCGCTACCATGTCACGACAGAAGATTTGGTCGCGCTCGCCCCGCCTGTATTGCGTCATCGAATTGTTCCTACGTTCAGCGCTCAAGCCGAGGGGATCACGTCCGATGCCATCATCGCAAAATTGCTTGAGCAATTGGTCCGACGATAA